The Dromaius novaehollandiae isolate bDroNov1 unplaced genomic scaffold, bDroNov1.hap1 HAP1_SCAFFOLD_110, whole genome shotgun sequence genome window below encodes:
- the LOC135326749 gene encoding uncharacterized protein LOC135326749 produces MAGCSALVCLLLCTLLVHGVPIPGEREASVLSEVLSPKGSAEADPSPPKRRTVVVIVANTLTLVILTLFAFCVWLYYRLKTRKERSPEDDAEASACHYRCHCGELHSSLQCTCSRCASPSAASLELCNIWGNEDDNPYGGLLPSLPPTPGMGEFSRSSSSDSATTQEENTADAGVPGTGRLEAPAGDKA; encoded by the exons atggctggctgctctgccttggtgtgccttctcctgtgtactctccttgtacacggggtccccatacctggggaaagagaggcttcggtgctgtctgaag tactctcccccaagggttctgcagaggctgaccccagccctccaaaacgcagaactgttgtcgtcatcgtcgccaacactttgacgctcgtcatcttgacgttgtttgcgttctgcgtttggctctactaccgactcaagaccaggaaagaaag gtctccagaggacgatgccgaggcatccgcttgccactaccgctgccactgcggagag cttcacagcagcctgcagtgtacctgctccaggtgtgcttctccgagcgcagcaagcctagagctctgcaacatctggggcaatgaagacgacaatccgtatggcggccttctcccatccctgcctcctacaccgggcatgggagagttcagcagaagctcttccagtgacag tgccaccacgcaggaggagaacaccgcagatgcaggcgtgcctggcacaggcaggctcgaagcaccagccggcgacaaggcctga